The Elstera cyanobacteriorum genomic sequence TTGGGCGTCATCACTGATCTTGCCTGGCAGCGCGAGACACTTCTCGAAATCCTGATCCGCATATTTTGCGAAAAGCTGACCGCGTCCCTGCGCAAGGGGATGCCGCGCCTATATATCGAGCACGAGGAGGACTTGCCTACCTTGCGTGGCCAGCTCGATATTACCCGCCAGTTCACCCACCATGCGGTCAACCCCTCGCGCCTTGCCTGTCGGTTCGATCTGTTGTCCGAAGACATCGCGTTGAACCGGATCATGAAGGCGGCGGTGCTTCGCCTTCTTCGCGTCTCGCGGCGCAGTGCCAACCAGCAACGCCTGCGTGAGTTGGCCTTCGTCTATGCCGACATCGTCGATGTGCCGGTTTCAGAGTTGCGCTGGGATGAGGTTGTCATCGATCGTACCAATCGGTCCTGGCAGGACCTCTTCGTCATGGCCCAACTATTTTTGCAGGACCGCTATCAGACGACCACAGGTGGCGCAGGTCAAGGCACTGCTATGCTGTTCGAGATGAACGCACTGTTCGAAGAATATGTCGGGCGATTGATTGCTCGAGCACTTGCGGGAACCGGGCTTACCGTCTCGTTGCAAGGGGGGCGCCTGTTCTGCCTGAGCGCCCAGGATAACGAGAGAGGGCTGTTCCAGACCAAGCCCGACATCCTGATTCGCCGAGGCGGCGCGATCACCCACGTCATCGACACCAAGTGGAAGCGGATTTCCTCTCGGATCGATGACCCCAAGCAAGGGGTCTCGCAAGCGGACGTCTATCAGATGATGGCGTACGCGCAGCTCTATTGTGCTCCGCGCTTGACGTTGCTCTATCCCCATCACCCGGGCCTTGGCCCCGAAGATTTGGTTCATGCCCGTCATCGAATTACGGGACATGAGGCCACCCTGGAGACTGCGAGCACCGACGTGTCGAACGGAACAGATGTACTGACGCGGCTCAGGCGGCTGCTCTTGAGTGAAGAGCCGAAAGTGCACTGCGCCTATGCGTGATTTTCACATTTCTCCAATCTTGATCGTGACCTGCCTTGGGCATTTTTCCCCCAATTTGAAGTAGAGCCCGATCCCTTGTGATGTGCTCCCGAAAAACTGGACTGTTTTGAGTTAGAGTTTTCCATCTGAATTTCCCTGGTTGGGAGGAGCGGAAAAGGATGAAAGCATCGCAGTTCTCGGACGCGCAGAAGGCCTTCACCTCGTGGTCGTCTCGTTTGCTAAAGGACAAAGCGCGCGTCCACCTCTGCGAACGGTGCGCGAACAGCTGTCGCAGACTTTTCGAGCAATCCGAGGCGGGACAGGACATCGACATCCTGATGGACGTTACGATAGTCGCGCTTCAGCGTGAGTGCCAGGGCGCGGACGCTGGGTACGTCGTTCCGACGAACATGGCGGAGCAATTCCAAACGCTTCGGTGTTAGCGCCGCGAGGAGGGTGGGAAGATCCTGAAACGTCAGGTGCGTCTCACCAACGGCCTCACCCTTTTCGGCGCGGTGCCATGCAGCGGTGAAGCGGGCACCCATGTCATCGATCGACCCGATCGACACATTGATGGTTTTTGCGTCACTCATAGCTCACCTCGTTCCCGTTTCACTTCTTCAATGAAATCACCGACCAGGGCTTCGACCGTCGTAAATAGATAGGGCTCTTCAATGCAGCCCAGGTGCCGATGGTCGCCCTTACCTCGTCCATTGTCGTAACCGATCAGACGCTGGCCGTTTCGGCCATAATAGAGCCGGTATTTCAGGGAATGCTCGCTTCCCAACACAGGCACCGGGAGCTTCCAGATTACCATTTCGATGATCGACCCATCGGGCAGATCCATTCGGTCATAGAAAATCCGCTCAGCTTTCATATGGTGTTAAATACCATATGGCATGGCTCATATCAAGTACGCGCGGCAGAGAGAGGCTTCACCTCGTGGTCATTTATCGAGAGATTTGACAAAAGGCCTGTCGGGCCAACTGAGGATTCGGCAGGACGAACGGGCTTGGTTTATCCAACGGTTCGAGTGGTGGGCGATCCGCATGCTATATCTCAGCGAACAAAGACACTGGACATTGCAGTTGCCAGTTGGTCCTCCAGCACCTTACGCGGAAAACTAGCTTTGCCGGCCATTAAAGCTCGCATAGCGCCTTCGACCATTCCGTAAGCGATGTTAGCTGCAATAGTCGGATCAAATTGGCGGTAAATACCGCATTCTAGACCTTGAATATACATATGTCTGATTGCGGTCACTATTTTATCGATTGCCTTACTGAACTGCTCAGGGCTGGCATCACGAGCTGTCTGCAAGACTATAAGTAGTTC encodes the following:
- a CDS encoding toxin-antitoxin system TumE family protein, with the protein product MDLPDGSIIEMVIWKLPVPVLGSEHSLKYRLYYGRNGQRLIGYDNGRGKGDHRHLGCIEEPYLFTTVEALVGDFIEEVKRERGEL
- a CDS encoding McrC family protein, with product MLRNSRLPKIDVVPGETPDHQNAAIRKRLVHMLAVAFDLKIDLGVITDLAWQRETLLEILIRIFCEKLTASLRKGMPRLYIEHEEDLPTLRGQLDITRQFTHHAVNPSRLACRFDLLSEDIALNRIMKAAVLRLLRVSRRSANQQRLRELAFVYADIVDVPVSELRWDEVVIDRTNRSWQDLFVMAQLFLQDRYQTTTGGAGQGTAMLFEMNALFEEYVGRLIARALAGTGLTVSLQGGRLFCLSAQDNERGLFQTKPDILIRRGGAITHVIDTKWKRISSRIDDPKQGVSQADVYQMMAYAQLYCAPRLTLLYPHHPGLGPEDLVHARHRITGHEATLETASTDVSNGTDVLTRLRRLLLSEEPKVHCAYA